The following DNA comes from Nicotiana sylvestris chromosome 10, ASM39365v2, whole genome shotgun sequence.
gtactacatttatttcaaaaaggtttacatttaacaagtatattaacgaaaaaagagtaaattcaaaggctccattattaaaaaaaaaattataaaaaaaaattaaaaaattaagtaGCCGTTATACCGGTCTGGGCCGGGCCAGGCCGGTTAACCGATTGTACAGTAAAAATCATTGATCGGGTTTGACCGGTCCGGTTAACCGGTAGCCCCAAGTTGAACGGACCAAACCTCCCTACCTCTTTAACCCAGCCCTACCCGGCCCCCTTCTACCGGGCCGGGCCGGTTCCGGTTTTAACCGATCTGGGCCGGTCCGGAGACGGGCTGGCCCGGCCCGTTAGACACCCATAGGGACTACACAACTTTTGTGTAgtctactttatatatatatatatatatagaaatatggtaccttatcaaaaaaaaaaaatgaaaacttaCGGCAATTTAGGAAACCATGGTTTGATAAGTGATAACCTTCCAAAAGTAATGTTCACTAATTACAAAGATCGAGACCAAAATGTATACAATTGGAGTGGCTTGTAGCCTTATACTATGACATTACTCCAATTCTTTTCTCCAGAGCATATCTATTAGTACAATTACCACAGCAAACACTACAAAGTCATGCAAAAAAGATGCTTAACTACTGAATTTGAAGAAGACAAAGTACTATGTTAAAGAAAACTTGATAATCTTCATTGAAGATGAGAGAAAAATGACAATCCTATTTCAGATCCTTAGGAGTCCCATAAATTGTTAACATGGTAACACAAGAAATTGAAACTGGTGAAGGAAAAGGAAGAGCTAGCAAAGATCAACAAGACGTAAGATATGAATTTACCAATCCCGGAACTTGCGATGGATGCATGCTCAGCATTTGTCTTCTTTGTCCCTACAAAAGAAAGGAAACGGCCATGAACAACTTTTACAACCAAAGAGGTAGTGACGTTACATTCTCTCCATCAATTCATGTCACACAATTATCCCGACAAAGAGCTTTTATTATGTAAATTTGACCGGCTAATTTATAGGTACTAgtggaataatttatttatttattcaataaGGAGAAAATGAAGCTACAGAGGTTCGAGCTTGTGACAATTTTAAAGAAGCTGAAGCGCTTGACCAGTTGAGCTACACAACTGTTCTTAAGAAAATATTAGAATATTAGCTGTGGAGCAAGTTTGCTAGGAGACCATGACATTAAAACACAAATTTGATCTgtcaatttataaaaaataatactaTCATAGATGTTTGTTAAACATTTTAGCACTCTCATCATGAAAAGCGACACAAATTGGAACAGAGGGATTAATTATGAAATAAAGTGATCAACTCAAATCCTGCAGCACAGTCCACTTTAACTTTTCCTCATCCTTCTTTCTCGAATGTGTGCATAACTGAGAAGGTGAAGTAAATCCAAAAACATACGCAAGCCAACTGAAAAACAGAAGCAACCTATAATTACAGTATAAGCCCGTACACAAGTACCACAACTAACACCAGTACAGTATATCCTAATTTTTCCACTACCATATTTAATCACTTTTCATGTAGCGTTCtaactgcccccccccccccggttCCTGGATTCTTCTGAACCATTAATAGGTTAAATGATTGAGATTTCCAGCTTCACTTTGTTGTGCTTTTCATGTTTCAGAAATAAAGTCTAAACCATCGACTTCTTTAAAATATTAACCGTGAATTTTGCATGTATATGGCTGATCTTGGGTATTACCAAAAAATATCAATTGGACTGAGGATTTAATCATCATTTAGTAGGCAGGTAACATACACAGGTGTAATTACAAAACATTTCATCAACTTCTTGGCTATGGGAACAAATAGATATAATAAGGTTGCTGCGCCAAGATTACCTGTAGTGATGGAGCTATAAAggcatgatataccacataaaaAACAGAGCCAACAACTGCTCCAGATAGATACAGCTTCAGAAGAAACTGAGGCCCAAAAGTACTACCGATCTGCCAATAGaaagaaattggaaaaaaaaatacTAGTCAGTGAAAAGAGATGTCGAAGTGGGCACATATAATACAAGAGTTTCCTTTTAGGTTATAACAAATTTTCTTGGTCATCTCTCTAATATGTTAATACCACTTATTATGGCATATTGTTAAGGAAAATGCCTAATTTACAATATGCCAATGAAGTAATTGCTTAATATAAATTAAGTGATTAATCAATTACCCTTATACTAAAAAGGTATAAATAACCAAGACAAATTGTGACGTCGGGCCAAATGGCTTAGCATTAAGCCATGTCCCTTTAACTGAGTTGACAGATAAAGCTGGATCATTTCCACAAGTACTGCACTAGTTATCTTCTCACTTAATATTGACTGTGATCCTAAAGGTGTAACCATCTAATGCGTCATTTCTGACAAAAGTAGCTCTTTCATTTTTCCAAGATAAGGGCTGCAGTCTGTATGCAGAATAATGGTATAAAATAATCAGAAGTAAAGATGAAGATCTGCGGGTCATTCAAGAAGCTTGCTAATGCATTTACCCCATCTAAAATAAGTCATTTCAAAGTTTAAATATCACAAGGGAGGATACTAACCTTCTCAGCACTCAATCCCACCCATTTCAGTTATTTGGTTCTATCTAATGTCAATTCCTTTTTCCCCCTAAATACCATCACTTTTAAAACTGAGATTGCTTAGAGGAAAAAAAAGTAATGAAATTTTTTATCAGATCAGTATGCATCAAGTTTATCACTCTTCCATTCATTAGCCCAAAGTCAGCAAGTGCTCAGACAGGTTACTGAAACACTATACGTTTGAGCTTGGCCATATATCCATTAATGCCAGAGACAATGTTTCTTGCTAGGAAATATTTTTAAGACCCTTCCTTCCGAATGAAAAACAGTTACAATTCCATTAGTTGCTAGATTTCAACATCAAGAATTTTCAATGAGGTTACTGAATTACTACGAAGATATAAAGCTTAGACATGATATAGAAGTAGAAAGACAGGTGACCTTACACTTGTTCCAAAGAAGTAGAATCCAACCATGTTAGAGATAAGATGCCAAGGATCAATGTGACTGAAAGCAGATGTTATCAATGTGTGAACCCGTCCACTTGTAACATTGTCCACTGAAATCTGAGCACCAGAACAAAAAAAAAGTTAATCTAGTTGGAAAAAAATGTCTTAGCTGTCAATTGCATCAAAAAGATAAGTTATCTTAGTGACTTACCATGAAGTTCCTTATCATGAACCTATTATCAGCAGCACGCCATAACAAAAACACAGCTACATTAGCTAAGATTATTCCTAACACCACTCCATCATTAGAAAACCTCCCAAAACCTGATTGCCTACAAATTGGAAATGCCCATGACTTAGAAAATAGAAAACGTATGAAGTTGGACTAAAGGCAAGGGAATGGCATCACAAACATTGCCTTTTCTCCTGCCATAATTTTGAAATACAAGAAACAGGTGAAACATGACGAACTCCTAGCTGTCACAACTCACTAGTCACTGCATATCAGTGTCAACTAAATACTAATCAATTCATTCCATTAAAGGTGTCATAACATTCCTTATCAAAAATATGTCATAACTTAGAAAATAGAAAATGTATGAAGTTGACTAAGAGCAATGGAATGACATTACGCAGATTGTCGCCATTTCTCCCATCAGAAAATTGAAAATGTTAGAAACAGTTTAAACGATTACGAACTCCTAGCTGTCACAACTCATTAGTTATTGCAGGTCAGTGTCAATTAAATACAGCTCACTTCATCCCATTAAAAATGGCATACCTCCACCTTGGAGACTAAGAGTAAAACGTTCGAATAGATTACTAATATAGGGAAATAACTATTTAAATAATCAGTTTGTATGTGCAAAGAAAAAAGTACAATAGTTCCCGAAGACTATGTCAAATTAACTTTAAGATATAAAGTAACATTACTTTATATTAGCTTTTTTATCAGCAAAATTAATTTATAGGAGTATTAGTTAAAACGGTTGAAGGGTATATTTTTAGGCCttatttgtttgcacttaatggagaTCTGAATCTTAATATTCAGATCTCAGACATTAAATacgtttgtttttaaagtctgaatcttaattattcaaatcttaatcattaagtgtgtttttttttttacctcacaaccacttaatgggtctgaataggtctgtatgattaagatctataacagagacttaatttcattaagatgctatcacatattcattattaactgccGCCACCGCCTACCtttatcaactaccaccatgccGCCACCGCCATACTcaactaccaccaccaccaccaccacctccaCTACCACCAcgccaccatcatcctcaatcatagccgcCACCATTATCGACCATCACCACCCACTATCCCACCACTCCGATCACCATCATTCTCACCCACAATAACTACTCATCCACCTCAATTACCACAACTGACCaccccatcaccatcaacaaccacaACCGGCGCTACCCATCATTATAACCTACCACCACCCGCCCACCACCTTCCTCACTCACAACTACTACCACCACCCGCCATATTAACTAtcaccaccaccatcctcaatcataatcgccaccactaccaatcactactagctactagcatgaaccactatcatcaaccaaaactaccaccaacCACCGCCTCTACTCGGCATTCAcccgttagccatcaccaccaacaactatcatattttaaaaaactatatattttattgatagaatattagattagttagcatttcatttgaattttatgtttattaatttttaaataaagataaattttatacattcaaaTGTTATaaatcaaacagtcttaattatttagtattcagatcttaatacacatcttaatatattcagatgtgtattcagattcagatgtcttaatcttaatacacatcttgatattcagatgtgtattcagattcagacgtcttaatcttaaaaaaacaaatgaggccttagtCAGTTTGAGGAAGTGGGTCAAGATTTTCCGAACGGACAAGAAAGTACAGTagctattttttttcttaaatttttcacagAGCAATATTTATCTTACTGTTGTACATAACAGCACCAGAAGCTCAAGAAACATCTAAAGCTCTACTTCTATCATCAGCAGTGCTATTCTTAAAATTCAAATCAACCAGAGATCCCAGAGATCTTTGCACTTGCTGCTTTAAAGCATACTCCCTTCCATTATTTACAcctgtttcttttatttattatgatcaatccCATAATCTCTAGGGCTTTTTGCAAAATCATGAGTTAAGTGAACTGTAGGCCTAATGTATGTCCCGTTTATGATACCTGGCCTAAAGTTTTAAGCCTGCACATGAGAATAGGTTAAATTTCACATGAAGATATGCCAGGTCATAATTTTATGATCTAAAAGTGAAATTAGGTTGCACCTGTTATGAGATTTATGTGACTATCTATGAAGGACAAAATCAaaatatataattcaaacttctTTAGACCTTTTATTCTTTTTGACAATGATGGTGTTTGGGCTAGCTTGCGCTCACCTGGACGACGAGTAACTACGCCCACTAAGGCTTAGACAGATGGAAaaatcacctagtgttttttCTCTATTTGGATTTGAACCCTAATCTCTAATATTTGTACCCACTTTATTAACTATTAGGCCACAGGGTTAGGTGCTTCTCTAGACCTAATTTCACATACATGAGATTGAGTTTGTTGATTATTTCCCACCTACTATACACGTGAGAcccaaaaaaggaaaagaaaagctCAAACCTTGTGAATGCACGATGAGCGGAGGTAAATAGAATTCTTAACTCACAAAATGTACCTAACAAACATGAAAGTATAATGATGAAACCAAATTTTTAGCAAGAACAGTTTGCCCCTTGGAGAGGTGCAAATTGATCTCACAATCACTAAGGAAAAAACTGGACCCAGTTTATTTAAAAAATGTAAACATAATCTCAATGGTTTATTAGAGGAAAAAATAGTGTGAGCATACATTATGGTGCAAAAGaactttacaaaaaaaaatgaagagaTTAGGGTGTAAATCTGAAAAATATATAGGGTGCAATTACAAAAGACAACAACTgctacaacaacaacccagtggaaTCCCAcgagtagggtctggggaggattAGTGAGTAAGCGGGCTTTACCCTACCCTGAAAGGTAGAGAAGATGTTTCCGATAGACAGAGGCGGATCCAGTATTTAAACCTTATGGGTTCCCACTTCCCAACGATCTCAaataatatacaataataactgaTTGGGACAAAAGGTTTCAGCAACTTTTTTATTTGGCTGGCCTCTTTTAATTTAACTTCGTTTGTAGTGTTTtttaagaagaaaagagaaataacAGTCCACAAAACCAACCCCTCGTCTCAAAGTAAAGACTAAGACTTTATTCACTATACTATCGcaacaacaaacaaataaacTTAATTAGTCAAAACAGGAAAACTTGTATGTCAGTgtaaagataactgtgaaatgaaaaggaaaaagaaaaactagAGAACCTCTATTTTGCCTTTTAAAAAAATGTATAACATTAGAACAAAATGGGTATGAATACAGCGTAATGTATATGATTTCTGTAACAATTTATTTAGTATTGCAATGAAATGGACAACCTCAAATAATTTGATAAATATATTAAAGCTGCTAAAAGGGGGGGAATAATAGAGTACCAGCCGCGGCGAGAGGAACCAAATGAGAAATTGGAGTGAAAATTTCTTTTTCCAAATTGAGTCCGCAGAATCCCAACTGTACGGTTAACCAAATCCTTGCTCGGATCACCTCTGAAAATTCTGTTTGTTAACAGCTGCTTAGAGAAAAGTGGGTTTGAGAAAATCCCAtgggaaaatttcacattttgTAGCCTAATTGAGTGTGTGTGAGAGTGTGAAAAAGCAGAGAAAAATTGTTGTTGCTGAGAAGGGTGATATGGGTTTATCTTGGAAGTTAGAGAAAGGAAAGTTTGTGAGGGATTTGTGGTTGCATTTGAGAGATTTCTGGGGATTTTAGAGAGGAATTTGAGGGACAAGAGCCTCTGCATAATTTCCAATAGGCTTTTTTGTTTGAGTTCCGTTTATGCTTGGAATGGTGTTATTACTTATTAGTCTGGTTTTTTTCTTGTGGAAAAAAGATCAGTAAAATTGAACAGCTTCCATGTTATACAACTGACAGTAAACAAGTACATTTTTGGGTCATGAGGTCTACCCTACTTGCCAAacagttttttcttctttttctttcctttcatttACCATCTTGTAAAATAGTTTGAGATATTTGTATGAATGTGCATGTATATATGTGTAATATTTGTATatgtattttaaaaatatatatcgGAGTCGAAATCACAAAATAAAAcatatttttttaggaaaaaaaCGATCGAAACTTGCCGCCTACTAAAACAAGAAATGATTCAAATTTGTCAGCAGTTAATAGTTAGATTCAAATATATCCTTGACGTAACTCTCCCCCTTCCTCTTCCTTTTtactttcttcttctcttttattaGCATCAATAGCAACTACTATCTttctctttatattttttgccataAAAATTAAAGATCACTCGCTTTGAGGGTTACTCGCTTTGAGGGTTATTTGTGTATTTCACCTGCCAAATGACTATCTACGtaaaaaaaatcccaaaaaagGTTTCATTTTATTTGTGGAATTGGGCCTCATCCACAAATAGTCCATATACAGGTCCATTTGGTCTAGCGATGTGCACAAATAGCCACTAAGAGCATCTGTCTTTATTTTAAAGTcagtgttttaaatatttttagtctttagccactgatTTAATAAACTTATACATGGCtagacgaaaatacccttctgctatAACTTATACCTACGCTTTTATTAacgatcagcagcagcagcacaCGTAACTAACTTCACTGTGATCGTCGAATTTCAAAGTATAGAATTGCAGAAGCTTCTCTTCCGATTTCAAACTATAGAATTCAACTTTCTCGTCCAAAATCGACATAAATTTACAGTAAGTTATACTTTCGTGtgtttctattgatttttatttcGTTACTAGGAATTTGATGCtagaaatttgatttttttttttgaatttctggaTTGATAAGGTTAAGGACATCGCGTCCTGTGATAATTCAATAAAAATTGAGCACATAGTATTAAGGACATAGTGTCCTGATTTTGCaaattgaattgaaaaagttaaggacacagtgtccttaacttttttgtTGTTCTTTTGTATATTAAGGACATACTGTCATAGTTTTGCAAATTGTTTTGAAAAAGTTAGggatacttggtcctgaagtttgagtttcaagttgaaaagttaaggacacttggtcttgaagtttgagtttcaagttgaaaagttaaggacacttggtcctgaactttgacttaCATGTTTaatagttaaggacacttggtccttaacttagagttacaagttaaaaagttaaggacacttcgtgtcacgaccctaaactcggacccggtggtgatggcgcctctcgtgaagacaaggccagccgtcACATTCCCAATTCTCTTTTAAGCAGTTAAGATAATATAattaagtcttaaacatgataaatcccaaaataagtagTGACAGTACAATTTGCGAAattaaaaccaacacagcccgacatcggggtgtcaccagtcatgagcatctatcaatatactacaagtctgaagagtctacaTCGCCTAATACAGAGCTAAAacagagaaaataagataagggaagaagctctgggctgcgaaccCCAGCAACTACCTAGAGAATCTCCGAATCCGCTtgagctggaaggatcaacactcgctagcgggacctgaagcgcctgaatctgcacacgtggtgcatggagtaaagtgagtactccaactcagtgagtaataataataaatgaagactgagtaataagaaatcacgtaaagcacattaCATGCTATAAGGAagtagtaaaagccagtaaaagtaatgaaacagtgaaaatatgcaaagtcactttagttcagtttaagcttcttaaattgcctttttaaatagttaagcaagtaaaagacaggcaactagaaaaggtaaacacataaagaaccgccccttgGGTAAAataccaatagaatcagcccctcgggcaacacatagaacaatgccagcccctcgggctctatctcatatcacaatgggtacccacgctcactgggggtgtgcaaactcctggaggggccctttacggcccaaacgcaatatcaaaccatctcgtggtataatcacataggctctcggcctcatatcaacaagccacctcgtggcgtacaaatctcagcccctcggcctcataatcctaattagtgtttcctcacaacataggccctcggccttacccaGTCAGAATTTCACAAGCCACTTGTGCAACAGTAAAATGTGATGCTCAGCCCAAcgtatcatttaaaatatcatttaagtgttaaagcagagtaaacatgacagagttatgaaaacagtagaatatagcatgactgagttcaagtttAAAGTCAACACAGtgagaaaatattagtaaaaatcccctaagggtccaaatagttggcacgaggcccaaataaggCATTCAGccaaaaacatgatgatagcaaatagttttcaatcattTACGcgataaaacaatcattcgggatgaactaagtcacaatccccaacagtgcacgaccccacgctcgtcatctagcatgtgcgtcacctcaatatagcacaacgatgtgcaaatccggggttttataccctcaagacaacatttacaatcattactcacctcaatccagtTCAAACTCttgcccgcgacgcctttgcccctcgaatcggcctcaacttgcatcaaatctatccaaaatcagaatcacgacgtcaaaatatggtaagggaacgaagcccaatcgaaaatattcaatttacaacacaaatcccgaaattaccaaaacccgacccccgggcccacgtctcggaattcgatgaaATTTACATcagtagattccttatctccccatgagttcacacatatcaaaagtcccaaaatctgaccacaaatggtcccttaaatcctcaagtctaggtttccaataccaagccctagtttccccaattttaacccttaaattccattagttacaactctaatccgtgaaataataccatagaaatgagttttaggtccaaaatccttacctcaatgaaatacCCTTGAAATGCTTCTTCAAATCACCCCAAAAGCTCTaaaagccgacttagaaatggtggaatagctcaaaagtcgcgaaggaaataatttataccttctggcccaaggatttcgcatctgcgacaaAATCCCGCTTCTAttgtaccgcttttgcggtccttgAACCGCTTCTGCGATTTTCACTTAAACCACTCAGACTCCGCATCAGCGATGCCTaacccgcacctgcgccatcgcaggtgcggtcattcaaccacttctgcggttcaTACCAACTTCACCATCTTCTGCTTCTGCGActcttttccgcatctgcgggggtcgcacctgcggcctcacAACCGCAGATACGGTTATGGCAATAGATTCCAACTTCAGCTGCCATTCCAAACTTCCTTTCTTTtcgttaaccacccaaaatcaccctgaggcccccgggaccccaaccaaaggcacaaacaagtcacataccaccatccaaacttgtaccaatcttcaaaacacatcggattcaagccgaaatttccaaaatcttccaaattacgcttttgatcgaaaagtataccaaaccacgtccgaatgacctgaaattttgcacacacctccCAATGACCCAACAAAACTACTACAACtcccggaattctattccgacccctatatcaaaatctcacctaccaaccggaaaacgccaaaaatccaatttcgccaattcaagcctaaatctactacggacctccaaaacacatcccgatcacactcctaagtcccaaatcacctcccgaagctatccaaaccatcagaactcacatccgagccctctaacacataagtcgaCATCCGGTtggcttttccaacttaagcttcctcaaaagagactaagtgtctcaaatcttctcaaaacctttctgaacccgagccaaccaacctgatcacatataaaaccgataaacaaagcaataagaagcagaaatgggggaaacagagcggtaactcataagacgactagccaagtcatcacatcctccccctattaacaaatgttcgtcctagaacgagtcaagaaacatacctgaagcctcaaacaggtgaggatatctgctccggatctcccgctcggtctcctaggtagcctcctccacggaccGACCTCTCTATTGTACTTTTACTGAAGCCATATCCTTTGATCTTAACTTTTGAATCTAACGCTCCAAAATAGATGTTGGCTCCATATCacaagtcaaatcaccatccaactaaaccgtgctgaaatccaaaacatgagacggatccccaatatgcttccggagcatagaaacatgaaataccggatgcacactcgacaagctgggtggcaaaacaagctcataagccacctccccaatcctccgaagtacctcaaaaggcccaatgaaccgaggactcaacagaaccttctcaccaaccatgtaggacatatctcgaaccttcctatcagcataactcttttgtctcgactacgctgtacgaagcctctcctgaattaccttcaccttttctaaagcatcctgcaccaagtctgtcctcAATAGCCTAGCgtcacccggctcgaaccaaccgactggagatctacaccgcctcccatacgaagactcatatggagccatctgaatactcgactggtagctgttgttataaacaaactctgcaagcggtaggaactgatcccatgaccctccaaaatcaatgacacaagcacgcaacatgtcctctaaaatctgaatagtgcactcggactgcctgtccgtctgagggtgaaacgatgtgctcaactcaacctgagtacccaactctcgctgcacagacctccaaaactacaatgtaaactgagtgcccctatctgaaataatagaaactgggacaccatgcaaacgaacaatctcccggatatagatctctaccaatctctctgaagaataggtagtacacacaggaatgaagtgcacggacttggtcagccgatccacaatcatccaaatagcatcgaacttcttcaaagtccgtggaagtctaactacaaaatccatagtgatccactcccacttctactctagaatatccatctgctgaagcaagccacccagtctgtgatgctcgtatttcacctgctgacaattgagatactGAGCTACGAATCCCGCagtgtctttcttcattctcctccaccaataatgttgtctcagattcggatacatcttcgcggcacccgaatgaatggaataccgtgagctatgggcctcctccaaaatcaactctcgaagcccatccacattgggcacacaaatccggctctgcatcctcaacaccccatcatcaccaatagtcacatctctgccatcatcgtgctgaaatctgtccttaaggacaagcaaatgcggatcatcatgctggcgctctctgatgcgatcatataaggaaaaccaagaaatcacacaagccaataccctactaggctccgaaatatctaacctcatgaactgattggccaaggcatgaacatcaactgcaaaaggtctctctccaactggaatatataccaaactccccatactcatcgtctttcgactcaaagcatcggccaccatattggccttttccggatgatacaatatagtaatatcataatcttttagcaactccaaccatctccgctgcctcaaattgagatccttctgcttgaacaagtgctggaggctatgatgatcagtaaacacctcacaagacacaccatacaagtaatgcctccaaatctttaacgcgtgaactatggcagccaactccaaatcatgaacggggtagttcttcttatggggcttcaactacagaaaagcataagcaataactctaccctcttgcatcaacacacacccaataccaactctcaaagcatcacaatacacggtatatgaacttgaagctaaTGGTAATACtaacattggagttgtggtcaaggctgtcttgagcttctgaaagctctcctcacacttatccgaccatacaaatgaagcacacttctgagtcaacttggtcaaaggcgatgcgatagatgagaatccctgaacaaaccggcaacaataacctgccaaaccaagaaagctgcgaatctctgtggctaaggacggtctgggccaactctgaactgcctctatcttcttcgaatcaacctgaataccctcgctggacaccacgtgccccaagaatgccactgaactgagccaaaactcagacttggagaattttgcataaagcttctcctccctcaatc
Coding sequences within:
- the LOC104230579 gene encoding RHOMBOID-like protein 12, mitochondrial, which translates into the protein MQRLLSLKFLSKIPRNLSNATTNPSQTFLSLTSKINPYHPSQQQQFFSAFSHSHTHSIRLQNVKFSHGIFSNPLFSKQLLTNRIFRGDPSKDLVNRTVGILRTQFGKRNFHSNFSFGSSRRGWQSGFGRFSNDGVVLGIILANVAVFLLWRAADNRFMIRNFMISVDNVTSGRVHTLITSAFSHIDPWHLISNMVGFYFFGTSIGSTFGPQFLLKLYLSGAVVGSVFYVVYHAFIAPSLQGQRRQMLSMHPSQVPGLGASGAVNAVMLLDIFLFPKKTLYLDFIIPVPAILLGIFLIGKDVLRILEGDTRVSGSAHLGGAVAAAIAWTRVRRGRF